From the genome of Phalacrocorax carbo chromosome 5, bPhaCar2.1, whole genome shotgun sequence:
aaaaaaatatgtacACAGAACAGGATTTCCATTGGGTAAGTCATATATCTTAAAGGGTATCAGTTCTTACTCTAAAGCACTGTGGAGTATTAGGGTGCAGGCAGACTTTTGACAGATGATCTCCCTTTGTTCCAATAAAGGAAGTTGTATTTACAGCCGAAGTTAATTAAGCATTCATAAATACATCATAGAGTTCAAACTCTCTCTTGCatctcttcagaaaacaaagtctACAGATTTATAAACTTCGGAACTCATGTACTGGAAAATTAAAACTCATAATTTTATCTCAATGTAATctatctatttaaaaataatcaacaaAAATGTCCTACTTTTCCAGAAATCCTAAAGACACAGACCAACATGGCTACTTTACTCATCAAAAATAATACAACAAAGGCAGCGTTTAAACCAGTCTttacttttcttcctctaaaCAGTGTATATCCAGAAAGCTAGCAACATGCATTTGCACAGGTTTTATGTGCACACTAGAACACACTGTTGCTTATAGATTTCATACCTCACTAGCAACCAGATCACAAAGTCACGTAACCAAACAAGGCATGCCAAGCTGGGACGCCAGACTTCCCCTACGCATCCACATGTAAATGATCGTAACCTTGTTTCAGAGAAACATGATAGGATTGAATGAGCCACGCTACTCCTACAGGGTTGATTTTTAAGCAAACAGTTGCATacccagatttttttctgatttattatTTCACCCATTTCTGTTGACTACAGATGTTCTTTCAAAGCTGAAGTTGGTGCCCTTCACATTACAGTTTACAGCAAATGGAAAGACAGTATTCTGCTTAATAAAGATGGAACAGGTGTTTTATTCATGGATTTTTACTAGGAGGCTTTAACAAACCTCAGCCTATTTTTTTACTGTACTGATGTAGTACCATGACACAGATAACCTACAAAGTCAGATTTACATGTTCTAGTGATGGCTGACTTGGTATTAGCAGTTAATAATCCCATGGCTGTAAGACAGCATTGCATCAGCATGCAATTCTGCAGGGATTTAGTTTGCTGTAGTCAGAGTTTACCTGCTTCTGGTGATGCCTCAAAACTCAAAATTTCTTGTACTCATCACATACTGTcgaaagaaaaattacaagtcTTCTGGACGGCAGTGACCTCAGTACATTAGCAGCAATTAGCTTTGTATTCACCTTTTAATAAGAATTCTGCATTCTACAGCTTCAGCTAAGAGACAATCAcgaagaaacaaaacaagctacAACACAGTCCAGGCAAGTCATAAATTTCTAAGTTAAACGTTTCAAACACTCCTCCCTAACTACTGAGCAATAACTAGAGGTGGTGAATACCATGATACATTTTTAAGTCTTAACAACTTCAATAATTTTAGCAGAAATTTTCTGTCTTAACTGTTTTTAACAGTTCAAGTACTTCTGCAAAATTTTAAACCTGTTGACAATACAGCACAGAGCCATCTCTATGTCCCACTTTATTAACAGCCAATATTATAACCCACAAGATCacgttttttttcctgaatcttTTCCACCCAGTctttaaagcaatatttaagTTGCGCAGTCAAGCATTCAAACTGGGAAATGTCCTAATGACCGTGGTCCACAGAAGCTTTATTCAGCCTCTCTGTGCCCAGATCTTCCAAAGAATCTCTACCTACAGTGTAACACTTGCTCTACCACCAGAGCCCTGACCATTCAAGGCACAGGATGAGTAAGCAGGGTGTGAAATTAATGAGGCCATTTAtcagaatttgttttcatttgttacaGATTTTAGCAAGATGTTAACCTAATGGGAAAGGTGTTGAAAGAAACCGTATGCTTATATCTCACAAAATTGAATTCTGGTTTTCAAAATTTTGATGGATTTTTCTCCCCCAGTGGCATTCTAGTTGGCTTAAGCACACACCTTTCACAGGTGTTTGCTAACTGTAATGGCCCTCATTTTCTAGGTGACTGATCTGAGAAACACAGGCAAAAATACAAACCTAGAAAAAAGCTAGATACTCAGCCACTCTTGATGTTGGCAAGAAGCATATTCTGAAGTATTTAAGTCCTCAAAATGTAAAATCATTTGGAACGAGTCACATTAGACATCTCACATTGGTTAAGGAAGATCAATATTCTTGATGCAACTTGGGCTTTAACTCCTTAGCTTTAAATAAGGTACTGAAATACCCCTCCAGTATGCTGTGAAGACTCCACTGTTACAGCCCTGAACACCCCAGAAAACCCCACAACTCTGTAgcagaaacagttttaaaaaaattttgccCCGAAGAAAGTATGCAACTACATAGCCAACAGAATTTTTAACCATACCTCATTTAATAAACACCATCAGGCCAGTACAAGACACGAAACAGAAGATATTCAGCAAAATACAGACTCATGGAATAAGAGACTCAATCAGTAGTTACACATCTACGGAGCTAAATTAAAGACCTAATAGGCAACGCTAAACCTGGCATATCCCAGTTTGAAATCCTGGTTGCTACAATTTTTATAGTTAAATGtgtaaatacatatatttatataatattttattctaatatTAACTTGTTATAAATAAAGTTAAAGCAATACAAGAAAATCAGCCACCAAACCAATTTCCAAAACAACTGTCATTAACCGCTTTATCTGCAAAGACCCTTTCACTCCAGagtcaaacaaaaataattttgctttgataCAATCTCTAGAGTAGCACTTTGCATACAACTCACACATCGTACACTCCTATTAATCAAATTCTTCACAGATACCTTGAGCTTTCACATCCCTTCCCTTGCTTTTACATACCTTTTTGTAAACCATGTACAAAGATTTCCAAAAAGgctacatttaaaaacatgcatACTTAGACCTCCAGTGTTTACTTCTCTTTGTACTATCATTcagaagaacaacaaaacagcctttttttaGATCAGGATCCAGGGGGACTTTATTTAAAGCATAATTCATGGATttcaacaaaaaatattttgagtcaAAGTTGATCACAGATTAATATCTAGTACTTTCCATTAATTTGAAGGAAACAGTAAAATACTTtgatttgcaaaaataaactgGTTTGTGGATGCAGAGACAACTTTTACAAATTTGGATTTCTCTGAAGTGATTGATTATAAGGTCAAATTAGCTTTGTTTTCTCTAATATgccagctttttgttttgtgccTACCTATTTACTGAGATTGCAGGCtatgctattttattttgcttctattTTCAGGCACTTACAGTTTGGTGCTTGTTCTGGTTCCCAGTGGTTTAGCTGCGTAACAATTAAAAGCCAACTGTACTCAAACTGTCATAAACAAAGAGGCCATCAATGCAGCTATGCCCCTTCCAAGGTCTCAAATGAGGATCAAGTCTCAAATGAATCCTACCTCAATAttactttatttcaaagaaGTTCACCACGTAATTAGAAGAGCTGTATCATGCATACATATGTTCTGTACTCTCTATGTTAATAACTTTATCTACATAAATATTTGTGAACTCTTATAATCTGTTTCTTATACAACAACCTCCTCCACTAGATGGCCCTGACACTCATTATATGCATCAGAGCTGTTTGAACACTTAACACATGTAAGacaattaaacaaacaaaaaaagcacaccAGCAACCAGTTATTGAGAAAATCCTCTGACATTGGCATATTTGCATActcagaaaacagacaaaaagtaaaagattattttaaaataaattgatacATATGCAAATCAGCCCCTCCATGCAGTCAGCAAAACTTTATCTTCAGAGTCCAAAATCCAAAAATTTTAGCAGAACGCACATCCTTCATATCCCAGATATGAACATACAGTGAACAACTTAAAAATTCAAGTTGCTTATTGTCTTGTATAATAAAAAAGCTGTACAAGTAAAACAGAATTGGGGTCTAGGTGGCACAAAGTAGTGCTGTTCAAGGATATGGCCgcattaaaatgtttccttcacCTGAGATAGTTTACCCTGCGCACAGCTTCCCATACTCACGGTGGTCAAATCTGTCTGTATCAAGCTACACTATGCCACGTAGACTCAGGCAGACATGCATACGTTACAACTGACTGAAGTATATATTCATTATATAACTGTATTGCAAACGGTATGCAAAGACATCTAGAGCAGCCCAAACgaaaacatttttcaggtaAAATAATTGACTGTATTTCTCTTAAACTAACGTAGCTGAATACATTTAGCCGACAGCATCTGTTGTTTTTGAGACTAAAGAGTATATTTTCaagaccagaaaataaaaagctattcCTGAATAAAGGGTACTAGTAAATACTAGTATCAGTATCACAACTCTTCTGGTAGTCATGTTTCTCTCATTGATCACAAACTGACTactttttggggggtttggtggggtttcCTCACCCTCCCAACCTGCATCGGTCTGCAGAACTTAGGGAAAGTGCAAATTTCATATTCTGAGCTGCAGCTACTTTATGAGCAGGTATCTTAACCTTTCTCCTTTGCATTCTGACTTCATTTGTCATTCTACCCttcacaaacaaaaatgtttcctaCTGCAAAGTCTGCAGGCAGTTGGTTATATTTAGTTCACCTACAATATCTACACATCGTGTAAACTGATGATCTGCATACACAGATTTTTTAAGTGACATAAACCCTTTAAATAAGGAAACTTTGCAAAtgcctatgttttccttttggggAACTGATCTGTCAGTGCAAGGCCAGCGAGgaattaaagcaaatatttctatttaacaGGTATACACACCGGTGTTTCAGCAATTCTTAATAAAACCTAGAGATAACAAATGTTAAATGACAAATGAGAAGCCCTATTGCAAGTTCAatggttttccctttcccctttaaTATTTAGCACCTCTTCactattttgattttgtttaaaatcagaGTAGATAAACACTATTCCAGTTATCTGTTCTCTTAACGTTTCTTCTTGGTCATCCATTTTTATCTTCATCTGTTATACTCAAAATGTTAGTGAAGTTCTTTCAGTACTGATTCTAAAATCAGACTGAATATTTAGCATTGAACAAACCTAAAAAAGAATACACGAAAGTGTTTCAAAGCATCTATTTCCCACAAAGAATGTTCAACAAAACTCCCAATtcctccatttttcttcttctggacCCACTTATAATTAATtgtcaaaaaaattaaattttcatttacagaatatttttattttcttttgaatttgcTATCAGTTGGGGAATTTTCAGCTACCAAGTATTTTCACTTAATTCACTTCAAGTATTTTTACTATGATTGCAAAAGAAGAACAATAATTGCTCTGCACAAATACTGTGGTTTTCAGCAGGTGTAGAgactaaatattttcagaaattaatacCATTTCATGCTAAAGTAACAACTTAATCCTACAAACCTGTTTaaattttcctctgattttttcCAGATCTTCTTGCAGCTTATCGTAAGTGGGGTCTTCATACGGGAATTTCTGAATCATCCCTATTAATGAATCCAGAGCCCTTATCTTTttgctaccaaaaaaaaaaaaatcaaatcaaaacagaaaaaacaatgaGCCTACTACAGAAGTTTTCTCAatcaatataaaaattatatataataattCAGAGCGTAGAACCCAGCCCTCCATCCTTCTTTAATTCAACTTCTCCCATTTAGCTCAGTGAAAATGTGCATTTGACACATATTTAAGACATAATCAGAAATTACACGGTAGCACAACTGACAAAGTTACAGTTTCCCTTTTAACTTACCTGCCAGAAGTTGAGAAATATTCAAGAATCTTCAGATATATTGACTAGATGACTGAGCAAAGtaaagaaatgcaataaaaaaagcTCACCAGAACACTATCAAAATGGCTGACAGTATGGTGGCAATTCTGTCAGATAAATTAATCaaaactggagagaaaaaaaaatacggaggaaagaaggaaagtcAGAAAAACATAGGTTGAAAGGGGCAGCTGGAGGTCACATAGCCCACCTTCTGCAGAAGCTGGACTAACTTCAAAGCTAGATAAGGTTGCTCGGGGCCATACCCAACCAGATTTTGAAAACCTATGAAGATGGAGCTGCTGGAgtctctctggacaacctgtccCAGTGCTTAGCTGCTTACACTGGAAAGGACCTTCTCCTCACGCTCCGTTAGAACTTAACTCGTTTCAAATTGTGAAAGTTGCCTATTGTCCTTTCACTGTCCACTTTTGCAAGGAATGTGCCTCTACCTTATCTAGAACTTGCCCTTATGTGGTACAAATAGTTATTTcccttgttttctcttctgcaggctgaagaaGCCAAGTTCCCTTATACTCCTTTCAGTATCACATGGTCCAGCTTATGATACCACCCTGGCGGCCCTGTGCTCacctttcctctgttttttagtatttcttttataCTGGGGAAGAAGCAAAACTGGACACCGTAATTTGAAACAGTATTAAaagaacagtaatttttttttcaaccttaCCTGTTCTTCTCATCCGCACATTTCTGGAGCAGACAGTGCCACGTCAGTGCAAACCCAAGGTAGCAGCCAATCTGCAAATTCATCAGAATGTCATTGGGGCGGGGGAAAAAACATGTAGTGTATATAATCAAAGATAAAACACTACATTGTATCCCAttcttcaggaaacaaaacacGGGATATACAAACATGTTTCTATTCTGCACTGAAAAGTTCAGTAAATTAGGGTAGAATAAACGAGGGCTATGTGTGTCACACAGTACAAGAGTCAGAAAACTCGTAAGAATCTGTGTAGCATCAGaggacaaaatatttaaaatagagcATAAAAAGCAATTCTGCAAAACGCTAGCCATACTTTACATTCTTTGAACCCCCAAACTTATTAGTGTGgtagaaggaaaacagaaaaccacctATTTAAGATGTTTTGgtaagtatttatttttgcagcacTTAAGTTTAAGCAGCCCACATACAGCTCTACAAAAAGGTATTCCAGCCAGTCTGAGGAAGCTACCAAATCAATCAAAGAGGACACCACACTTTTTTCTGAGCTGATACGCAAACAATTTTACCAGCCTAACTCAAGAGGCTGGAAAAATGCATCATGGCGTCAGAAGGAAGCACGAGGAGCTGAGTAAGCTAGTCTTGCTGCCAGAACTTTTCATTACAACTTTGGACACCAAATGAAATAGGAACATAGGTTAAGTTCTTCAGTGCACCAACCGGGTAAGTCAGCTGAAGTCGCTTTCAAAAGTGACTTAGGATTCACAGAAAAACAATGCAGACACCTGAAACAAAAGTTAGCTGACTTTGAGAAATTAAATCCAAAACTACAGCCTAATCCCTCTTTGGTCCACACACGTGCATGTGCATACACCTGCcatttaaacttaaaaaacaTTGTTGGACTTGAAAGCTCCCGTGGCCTGCAAACCACTTCAGAGCAGAGTGGGAGTGTTTGGTAGTTCCAGTCTTCCATTCATTATTATTTGTTAAAGTACACTGTGGAGGTACTTTTTAAGGCCCAGACATGGGTTTGGGACTTGACATCCCGTTAAGTGCTCAAGATTAATTGAGGTGAGGCTTCCAGTTAATTTTTCATTGACAGCAATTTAATTTGCATGCCCCAAAACTGTATAGATACCCACGGTAAACTGAGACAACTGACAGAGCAGTTACTGCTGCTGGAAACGCAAGCTATTATGGTAAAACACACCTGGCCCCCAGACACTTAGCCACAGACTTCTCAGTTTAATAAGCACTGATCTACCACAGGGGCAAAGTGCCAATCTTCTGCTTGAGCCCAAGCAGATGCTGTGTCTAAGCCTGCCTGAGGGATGtgcctgaaaacaaacacactttAATTATACCATCTTACTTTCATTCTCTATCAAGCAAGGCCGGTATCAGATCAGCATCATAATTTTGCCCAAGACAGGTCTAAGATTACCCAAGACACTCTTCCTCTTATTTAACATGACTAGCTGCCTACAACCTCCCTGTCCTCTGCAGCTTCCCCAATATAATTAGATGAGAGCACTTGCCTACTATGGTCTGTCTAGAACCATTTTGTATAAAACTGTCTGGCTTTGGAGGCCGCTGTTTGACATTCTCATCTTGGAATTACATAGCTGTAGTGTaagtaggaaaatatttcatcacTGTACATCTCTGTATCACACCCAAACGCAAACCAAAATTTTACAATTACCACTCCTTCAGAATTTGACAGTTTACCTTTTTCACTTCAGAATGGATTAATACCATTGCTACTGTTCTTTGCATAGTAATTAACTCTCTGAAAcctgaaaacaacaaaagggCAAACTGCCAAGTTACCCAAAGGGTTTCAATAGTTAGAATAGATTTAGATTTGTGGTGCTGCACTTGAAATAAGGCCTGCCATGAATCCTGTAGTACAGCTTCCCATCAAAGCTGAAAAAATCCAGTTCAGGTCCAAAGCCACTATAACTACATTGTACAGCACTGAACACACTCCATGTTATGATAAACTTGAGCTGGACATATGAGACTAGTTAAGGTCCTTCACCATTACTCTCTAGTCATTTCTAGGATGGCATATCGATTCAGCTATGCTACTGTGTGAGCATGCCAACACACAGAACTGACTCCATGTACTAAAGAACAACAGTGCCTCAACCAACAAACTCTCccagtattaaaaataacaaagaatgCAGCAGAGACACCCAGAATTGCCCCTTTGAGGCTCTCCATCCAAGATGCCTCAATGTCCCGTGTTTTTCCCTAATGCTGATCCACAGGAGCTGGTATAGGGGGGCTTTTAGCCACAATTTGGAGCTAAAAACATGAATGTACAGTCCATCATTGTTTTTCTGACCAAGCTTGTTTGATTTTGTCCCTTCTcatcttctctttcaaaaaaaaattaatcaaaatctCATAGAGCAAATAAGCTCAGAAAACACCAAACCATCTATTTAACTGTTCAAATCAAAATACCACCTTTAAACTAGTTTTATGGGTCCTCTTGGACACATATAAAGCAG
Proteins encoded in this window:
- the LTO1 gene encoding protein LTO1 homolog, with amino-acid sequence MAAAAAPASPDMFDEIVMAEERFHGEGYQEGYVEGSHAGVVEGRRYGSLHGAKIGSEIGCYLGFALTWHCLLQKCADEKNSKKIRALDSLIGMIQKFPYEDPTYDKLQEDLEKIRGKFKQVCSMLNIQSDFRISTERTSLTF